The Tursiops truncatus isolate mTurTru1 chromosome 20, mTurTru1.mat.Y, whole genome shotgun sequence DNA window TGCATCAGTGTGTGTGTCGGGGGCACTGCCCTATCCTTTCCGCCCTCTGTCAaggcctggcctggggcctgCACCCCCTGTGCACCCTCCCCTCAGCCCTCTGCCTCTCTTCAGCACCACTCAGTCAGCAAGAGCAAGGAGCTGGGTTCAGACGCTGGCTCTGCCTCTTgtgagctgtgtggccttgggcaagttacttaacctctctgtgcctcagtttcctcacacaCAATAACATGCGTGTGAATCCctaatatttatacatacattcatatacAAAGTTAACATTGCAAAGTGCTTACAAAACAGTATTTGGCACATTTAAGTGCTCCAAGAATAAGGTAAACATCATGTAAACGTTAAGAGTCATTATGATTCTTATTTTATTGGTAGTTAAACTCTGCAGCACCATTGTACAGGAGGGACTTTGTTTATTAGATAAAAAAGTTGCTGCCACAGTGATAACGTGATGTTTCCTCCTGACACAGCCCCAATGGCCCTGTTTGACAAGATACCTTCACTTGGTCTGAATAGCCAAAGGCTCGGAGGAGAAAAACCAGACTTTTCAGGTGGTTTCCATGATACAGAAGAAATGTGGAGCTGGCCAGGCCCCAAAGAGGTCATGGCACTGGCCTTCCAGACAGGAGGAGggtgaggctggggcttccctgccaGGCCTGGCATCCCCTGTGGGCACCCCGCACGCATTCACCCTGACCCGCCCCTTTCCCAGCCCCCTCCTTAAGAGCTCTATCCCCAGTGCTGGTGTGCAGAGGAGGATAGGGGGTGCCGGAGATGAGAAGATGGACTCCCCCGAAACAGCACTGCCACCTGGTACCGCGTGCACTGAACCACAGCAAATCAAACAGTGTAGCAATGGGTTGGCGGTGGACACACAGACCACTGGGCAGGTCTCGAATCTCAGAAACTGATCGGAGTGGATGGACTGCTTATttagtatttaataaattaacagagaaaggaaagaatattcAATGAGTCTTAGAAAAAGTTTGTTAGATTACTGTCTTAAATGTAACAACAGAAACCACTGAAAGGGTTCAGAGGAAATATAGGCAAATGCTTCTACAATTTACAATGGGTTCATTGTTTTTAAGCCCAAAGACAGACATCATAAAGGATGGGATTTATGGGACTGTTACTATGCATTAAAAACTCTAAGTCAAAagtatcggggcttccctggtggcgcagtggttgagagtccacctgccgatgcaggggacacgggttcgagccctggtctgggaagatcccacatgccagggcgcaactaggcccgtgagctacaactaccgagcctgcgcgtctggagcctgtgctccgcaacaagagaggccgcgacagtgagaggcccgtgcaccgcgatgaatagtggcccccgcttgccacaactagagaaagccctcacacagaaacgaagacccaacacagccaaaaatttaaaaaattaattaattaattaaaaggaaaaaaaaaaaagccattgacAGAGCAACTCTAATTCCAATAACGCATCTTAAGGAAATCATTCCATATGTTCACAAAGATTTTTCTATAAGAATGTTTATCACAATCTAGTTTATAATAGTGACTATtgcaaacaacctaaataccTAACATGTAGGGATTGGTTAATAAATTATGGCACTAGGGGATACCACATCACCTTTGAAATGGATTGTGGAAGGCAATCAAGAGACTAATGACATATttatttgaaagggaaaaaacaggtTATAATACAACATACACACATTGGCCCCGTTTCACACTACACATGAGTCTGTATGTTTGAACACACATGCCCACGAAGAGAAATAATCCTGGAGAGAAGGATTAACCTGTGTTCTCTCTGAGTGGTAGGATTAcagatttgaattttttcttcccCAGGCTTTCCAGAATTTCTCCCATAAATGGTTTTCTAATCAGAAAAACATGTCgtgctacatttttaaaaaaataatattgtaataactttttcttttctttttctttttttgaccttgctgcgcggcatgtgggattgcagtccccgaccagggattgaacctgtgccccctgcaatggacgTGCGGgctcttaacccctggactgccagggaagtccccatgctactttttaaaagttcaatctgCACCAACCAAAATGAGAACTTTTCTCTGGCCCCTTCGGCCGCCAGCATGAGGGCCGATGGCCTCCCCAGCTGATGGGGAGACAGGCAAAAAGCCAGAATCTCGGGGACTGTGGGCCCAACCTCCCCAAGTTCAGCAGAAGACTTACCGGGAGCGCTGGGATGTAAACATGCACGTACTCCTGGGCCAGCCTGCGGGAGAACCAGGGCTCTGAGCGGAGCAGCCTGCGCCCCCGGGTGTGAGGAGAGGCTTCAGCAGGCTTCACCCCTGAGACAAGACCCCCAAGTCAAGTGGAACCTCAGTGGTTGGGGGAGGCTGCCACCACGTGCTAGGAAGGCACAGGAGGAGGGGCCCAAGGACCCAACCACGGGGTCTCAGGGCTGAGGAACTTGAATTCGGGGTGACATGTGGTTTGTAAGGGAGAAAAAAGGTTCTATCACATCAAGAAATAACCAAATTCCATGCACATAATATTAAACGAGCAAGGTGTTCCCATGAGGGGCCAAAtctaaaattaataacaaagCACGTGATTCATCAGAAGTCGGGCTCAGTCCTGTTTCCACTGTTTGGAATTTGGGGTGGTGCACCCTTCACTTCTTCAAAAAGCATCTCTGAGGCTCCAAGCACACGCTGggacacaaacacaaacaccacGCAAATCCTGTCTTTTCCTCCTCAGTTAAAACTGGCCGTTGGTCTGCCCCCTGCTGGCCACGGCTGGAGCAGCAGGCTGCGCGGGAGCAACTCCAAAGCAACCCCGCAACGTCCCAGAGGGGCCGCGCTCGAGACGGCTCGGGGCCCAGAGAAGCGCGGAGCCCGGGGGTGGGCTTCGCCAGGGGTCCCCCCGCCCGGGATACCTGGACACGGCCGGGTCCTGCCTGCAGAGCAGCAGGATGTGCTGGGTGTTGAGGAAGAGCGCCCAGCAGGGAAAGCAACAGAGCAGCAGAATCAGCGCGCCGCGCTGCAGGATGACTCCCACGTGCTTCCTGTTGGGGCTGCCGAAGCTCTGAAACACAGCGGGTCAGCGCCCACGCCCCGCGCACCTGCCCGCTGCCCCGGGGGccctgccagggctggggggcgggCGGGCACCGCAGGCTCCCGGCAGGGCGGGGTGGGGCAGCCCTCCATCGCACCCGGGGCAGCCACTGCGGGGGCTCGGCCTGCTCACATAGGGACAGCAGCAGCTGTTTGCTGAGCCCCAGCCTCTGTCCGCCCGTCGTGCCTGGCTCGCCAACAGCTCCCGATGGGGGAGGCATCGCCCCCCACCTCCCGGCACGAGAGCACCTGCCAAGTCTCCCTGGGGGTGAGCGGCAGTCAGGCCCACCGTGAGCCCGGGACCCCCGGAGCCGAGCCCCGCTGGGCTGTGGGCCCCCGAGAGCTGGAGGCCCCGTCCGTGGGCCCTCGCACTCGAGGTCAGGGGACTGTCTTTCCCTCCAGGGCTCTCTCCCCCGGCTGCCCGGGCTCTTTTCAAGGGGAGGGTCTGGTCCCTGCAGCACGTGGCCCTTGGGGGTGGGTATGCCAGGGACAGCTGCCCCGGCCCAGGGCCTGACGAGCTCCCAGATCCAGGGGACATTACGGGGCCTCAGgtgggcccccagccccaccgtTTCTGCAGCAGCTGAAGGACTGGCTCTGCCCCGCCAGGCTCTCGGAGGCCCACCTACCTGGGACATTAAGGTGTCACAGGCCGAGGACAAGCCAAATCCAATGGAAACTCCGCAGACATTGACGAACTGGAGGCACACACAGGGGAGCGCAGTCTGTCAGGCGGAGCCCGAGGGGGGACCCTGCGCCTGGGGGGTGCCCAGCAGCCCGTGACCCGTCCTGGCCGGGCCCTGCCCGCGCCGTGGGGTGTGCCTTGGGCGAGGCCCTGAGGTCCGGCTGTGCCCTtaggctgtctcttctccccgGAGCCCAGGGGGGAAGGTCCCTGCGGCCCTGGCCGTACTCACGGCCACCGAGAGGGTCACTGCCGCCAGCTCCACCTTGCCCAGGTGTCCGCAGAACACCGAGCTCACGACGTAGGTCATGAAGTTCAGCATCTGGAAGAGGAACTGGAGGACGGCGGCCACGGTCAAGGGCCCCTCAGTCCTGCCGACCCCTCACAGCCCAGCCCCACCAGAGAGGCTCTCCAGGCCCTGCGAGGCGGAGCAAAGACCCGCAAAAGCCCCTCGAGGCCACAGGGCAAGTCACCCAGAGCGGGGGAGCGAGCATGCGGCCGAGGCTGCTGCAGCAGCCAGGCTGGGTGATGGGAGGCCCGGGTCCCACCCCATCCCCCGCTGCACAACCGCGTTAACCCCTGAGCCCCGGTCTCCCCGCCAAGCCGCACCCAGCACAGGGGCTGGAGAGGGTACCGCTGGCGACGCTATCGTCACCAGCTCGTCAGGCCACGCACAGAGGAGCGGGGTTCAAGACACCAAAACCTTAGGAACGGCTCTGTCCAGGGGCTGGGATTAGAAAGAAGTGTTTTCTAACTTTTCGTGTTGACTGAAACTCTTAGAGCGAGCACATATTTGTAAGTCTTTACGGTCAGGAAAAAATGCATCTAGCCCATTTTCCCTTTGGAAATAAAACAGGCAGAGGCTGCCTTTCTCCTGCAGCAGGGGACCTCACTCACCCTCTCGGCTTTCAGCCCAGCCTTCCCGTGGGTTCCCGAAGGACACGCCTGCCCCTTCTGacaggggggcggggggaggaggggggctgcCCGCTGCTGAGGGGGTCAGGCCCTGCCAGGCTCTGGGCAGCAGCCCCTGGGGCCACCTGGACACGGTCATCATGGGCAGTTTCTGGGCAAGGTCGTGAGCAGCCCCCGCCCGGCCCTCGCGTCATGCCTGGGTGGCGGCCCTCCACCCACCGCCGCCTCCTTACCAGGGGTCCAGAAAGGACAACGAGCGTCCTCGCCTCGGCCCCGAAGCCGACAGGGACCAGCCTGCGGAGGGCAGGGCAGCGGCTCCCTCGGCCCGGGGGGACCATGTCCTGGGGGCCGTCCATTCCAAGCCCGGGCAGCAGCCACGCCACAGGCCAGAGCACCCACGCAGCCAGCCTCGCCCAGCCGGCCGGGGCACCACACAGTCTGGCTAATGAGtaaaggctgggaggaggggccgTGCCACCCAAGGGACCGGCCCTGCCCCCCGGCCCACGTGCTGCCTGGCC harbors:
- the LOC101333194 gene encoding multidrug and toxin extrusion protein 2 isoform X10, which codes for MDGPQDMVPPGRGSRCPALRRLVPVGFGAEARTLVVLSGPLFLFQMLNFMTYVVSSVFCGHLGKVELAAVTLSVAFVNVCGVSIGFGLSSACDTLMSQVGGPPRAWRGRASPSAAAETVGLGAHLRPRNVPWIWELVRPWAGAAVPGIPTPKGHVLQGPDPPLEKSPGSRGREPWRERQSPDLECEGPRTGPPALGGPQPSGARLRGSRAHGGPDCRSPPGRLGRCSRAGRWGAMPPPSGAVGEPGTTGGQRLGLSKQLLLSLCEQAEPPQWLPRVRWRAAPPRPAGSLRCPPAPQPWQGPRGSGQVRGAWALTRCVSELRQPQQEARGSHPAARRADSAALLLSLLGALPQHPAHPAALQAGPGRVQAGPGVRACLHPSAPGKFSLQPAGQISAKSGHHVAPGPQRRRGQLRQRAGQLHPGFRAGPGGQFTQAVFLLLCVVKKKLHLDTWAGWSSQCLQGWGPFFRLAVPSMLMTCIEWWAYEIGSFLMGRLSVLDLSAQAIIYEVATVVYMIPMGLSIAVCFRVGTALGAADTVQAKRSAVSGTLCTVGTSLVVGTLLSLLRSKLGHIFTNDE
- the LOC101333194 gene encoding multidrug and toxin extrusion protein 2 isoform X1, giving the protein MDGPQDMVPPGRGSRCPALRRLVPVGFGAEARTLVVLSGPLFLFQMLNFMTYVVSSVFCGHLGKVELAAVTLSVAFVNVCGVSIGFGLSSACDTLMSQVGGPPRAWRGRASPSAAAETVGLGAHLRPRNVPWIWELVRPWAGAAVPGIPTPKGHVLQGPDPPLEKSPGSRGREPWRERQSPDLECEGPRTGPPALGGPQPSGARLRGSRAHGGPDCRSPPGRLGRCSRAGRWGAMPPPSGAVGEPGTTGGQRLGLSKQLLLSLCEQAEPPQWLPRVRWRAAPPRPAGSLRCPPAPQPWQGPRGSGQVRGAWALTRCVSELRQPQQEARGSHPAARRADSAALLLSLLGALPQHPAHPAALQAGPGRVQAGPGVRACLHPSAPGKFSLQPAGQISAKSGHHVAPGPQRRRGQLRQRAGQLHPGFRAGPGGQFTQAVFLLLCVVKKKLHLDTWAGWSSQCLQGWGPFFRLAVPSMLMTCIEWWAYEIGSFLMGRLSVLDLSAQAIIYEVATVVYMIPMGLSIAVCFRVGTALGAADTVQAKRSAVSGTLCTVGTSLVVGTLLSLLRSKLGHIFTNDEEVVALVSKVLPLYVVFHLFEAVCCLYGGVLRGTGRQAFGAVVNAVTYYVIGLPLGVVLTFVVGLGITGLWLGMLACVCLAAAAFVTYTACMDWKRAAEEVSAAPQNASGAPQRLPSWRRCGVCGAPSGYPPRPTKEISAARLPKARLKPTAQTRLNVGEPRGCWDLGRGDGSTLSPSSRKN
- the LOC101333194 gene encoding multidrug and toxin extrusion protein 2 isoform X14, which produces MDGPQDMVPPGRGSRCPALRRLVPVGFGAEARTLVVLSGPLFLFQMLNFMTYVVSSVFCGHLGKVELAAVTLSVAFVNVCGVSIGFGLSSACDTLMSQVGGPPRAWRGRASPSAAAETVGLGAHLRPRNVPWIWELVRPWAGAAVPGIPTPKGHVLQGPDPPLEKSPGSRGREPWRERQSPDLECEGPRTGPPALGGPQPSGARLRGSRAHGGPDCRSPPGRLGRCSRAGRWGAMPPPSGAVGEPGTTGGQRLGLSKQLLLSLCEQAEPPQWLPRVRWRAAPPRPAGSLRCPPAPQPWQGPRGSGQVRGAWALTRCVSELRQPQQEARGSHPAARRADSAALLLSLLGALPQHPAHPAALQAGPGRVQAGPGVRACLHPSAPGKFSLQPAGQISAKSGHHVAPGPQRRRGQLRQRAGQLHPGFRAGPGGQFTQAVFLLLCVVKKKLHLDTWAGWSSQCLQGWGPFFRLAVPSMLMTCIEWWAYEIGSFLMVFPFFITPRTQRRDPDPVTPGQGSPGGLEPKRERPLLHLPLETTGPLAPE
- the LOC101333194 gene encoding multidrug and toxin extrusion protein 2 isoform X4, whose translation is MDGPQDMVPPGRGSRCPALRRLVPVGFGAEARTLVVLSGPLFLFQMLNFMTYVVSSVFCGHLGKVELAAVTLSVAFVNVCGVSIGFGLSSACDTLMSQVGGPPRAWRGRASPSAAAETVGLGAHLRPRNVPWIWELVRPWAGAAVPGIPTPKGHVLQGPDPPLEKSPGSRGREPWRERQSPDLECEGPRTGPPALGGPQPSGARLRGSRAHGGPDCRSPPGRLGRCSRAGRWGAMPPPSGAVGEPGTTGGQRLGLSKQLLLSLCEQAEPPQWLPRVRWRAAPPRPAGSLRCPPAPQPWQGPRGSGQVRGAWALTRCVSELRQPQQEARGSHPAARRADSAALLLSLLGALPQHPAHPAALQAGPGRVQAGPGVRACLHPSAPGKFSLQPAGQISAKSGHHVAPGPQRRRGQLRQRAGQLHPGFRAGPGGQFTQAVFLLLCVVKKKLHLDTWAGWSSQCLQGWGPFFRLAVPSMLMTCIEWWAYEIGSFLMGRLSVLDLSAQAIIYEVATVVYMIPMGLSIAVCFRVGTALGAADTVQAKRSAVSGTLCTVGTSLVVGTLLSLLRSKLGHIFTNDEEVVALVSKVLPLYVVFHLFEAVCCLYGGVLRGTGRQAFGAVVNAVTYYVIGLPLGVVLTFVVGLGITGLWLGMLACVCLAAAAFVTYTACMDWKRAAEEVQKRVGLPPQAAESTAPSLRPGPERAVVSSGNAAPRVRVTGNRASPSCLSPSA
- the LOC101333194 gene encoding multidrug and toxin extrusion protein 2 isoform X13 yields the protein MDGPQDMVPPGRGSRCPALRRLVPVGFGAEARTLVVLSGPLFLFQMLNFMTYVVSSVFCGHLGKVELAAVTLSVAFVNVCGVSIGFGLSSACDTLMSQVGGPPRAWRGRASPSAAAETVGLGAHLRPRNVPWIWELVRPWAGAAVPGIPTPKGHVLQGPDPPLEKSPGSRGREPWRERQSPDLECEGPRTGPPALGGPQPSGARLRGSRAHGGPDCRSPPGRLGRCSRAGRWGAMPPPSGAVGEPGTTGGQRLGLSKQLLLSLCEQAEPPQWLPRVRWRAAPPRPAGSLRCPPAPQPWQGPRGSGQVRGAWALTRCVSELRQPQQEARGSHPAARRADSAALLLSLLGALPQHPAHPAALQAGPGRVQAGPGVRACLHPSAPGKFSLQPAGQISAKSGHHVAPGPQRRRGQLRQRAGQLHPGFRAGPGGQFTQAVFLLLCVVKKKLHLDTWAGWSSQCLQGWGPFFRLAVPSMLMTCIEWWAYEIGSFLMGRLSVLDLSAQAIIYEVATVVYMIPMGLSIAVCFRVGTALGAADTVQAKRSAVSGTLCTGRR
- the LOC101333194 gene encoding multidrug and toxin extrusion protein 2 isoform X5; the protein is MDGPQDMVPPGRGSRCPALRRLVPVGFGAEARTLVVLSGPLFLFQMLNFMTYVVSSVFCGHLGKVELAAVTLSVAFVNVCGVSIGFGLSSACDTLMSQVGGPPRAWRGRASPSAAAETVGLGAHLRPRNVPWIWELVRPWAGAAVPGIPTPKGHVLQGPDPPLEKSPGSRGREPWRERQSPDLECEGPRTGPPALGGPQPSGARLRGSRAHGGPDCRSPPGRLGRCSRAGRWGAMPPPSGAVGEPGTTGGQRLGLSKQLLLSLCEQAEPPQWLPRVRWRAAPPRPAGSLRCPPAPQPWQGPRGSGQVRGAWALTRCVSELRQPQQEARGSHPAARRADSAALLLSLLGALPQHPAHPAALQAGPGRVQAGPGVRACLHPSAPGKFSLQPAGQISAKSGHHVAPGPQRRRGQLRQRAGQLHPGFRAGPGGQFTQAVFLLLCVVKKKLHLDTWAGWSSQCLQGWGPFFRLAVPSMLMTCIEWWAYEIGSFLMGRLSVLDLSAQAIIYEVATVVYMIPMGLSIAVCFRVGTALGAADTVQAKRSAVSGTLCTVGTSLVVGTLLSLLRSKLGHIFTNDEEVVALVSKVLPLYVVFHLFEAVCCLYGGVLRGTGRQAFGAVVNAVTYYVIGLPLGVVLTFVVGLGITGLWLGMLACVCLAAAAFVTYTACMDWKRAAEEVQKRVGLPPQAAESTAPSLRPGPERAVVSSEKRRASPAVRDRR
- the LOC101333194 gene encoding multidrug and toxin extrusion protein 2 isoform X3, with amino-acid sequence MDGPQDMVPPGRGSRCPALRRLVPVGFGAEARTLVVLSGPLFLFQMLNFMTYVVSSVFCGHLGKVELAAVTLSVAFVNVCGVSIGFGLSSACDTLMSQVGGPPRAWRGRASPSAAAETVGLGAHLRPRNVPWIWELVRPWAGAAVPGIPTPKGHVLQGPDPPLEKSPGSRGREPWRERQSPDLECEGPRTGPPALGGPQPSGARLRGSRAHGGPDCRSPPGRLGRCSRAGRWGAMPPPSGAVGEPGTTGGQRLGLSKQLLLSLCEQAEPPQWLPRVRWRAAPPRPAGSLRCPPAPQPWQGPRGSGQVRGAWALTRCVSELRQPQQEARGSHPAARRADSAALLLSLLGALPQHPAHPAALQAGPGRVQAGPGVRACLHPSAPGKFSLQPAGQISAKSGHHVAPGPQRRRGQLRQRAGQLHPGFRAGPGGQFTQAVFLLLCVVKKKLHLDTWAGWSSQCLQGWGPFFRLAVPSMLMTCIEWWAYEIGSFLMGRLSVLDLSAQAIIYEVATVVYMIPMGLSIAVCFRVGTALGAADTVQAKRSAVSGTLCTVGTSLVVGTLLSLLRSKLGHIFTNDEEVVALVSKVLPLYVVFHLFEAVCCLYGGVLRGTGRQAFGAVVNAVTYYVIGLPLGVVLTFVVGLGITGLWLGMLACVCLAAAAFVTYTACMDWKRAAEEWSGASEVCLCVTTSCSACRAQQRPGWTAGRPDNSVSFRCRNVWGCRPRPLRAQPPASDPGLRERSYLQRKGGRLLL
- the LOC101333194 gene encoding multidrug and toxin extrusion protein 2 isoform X6, whose amino-acid sequence is MDGPQDMVPPGRGSRCPALRRLVPVGFGAEARTLVVLSGPLFLFQMLNFMTYVVSSVFCGHLGKVELAAVTLSVAFVNVCGVSIGFGLSSACDTLMSQVGGPPRAWRGRASPSAAAETVGLGAHLRPRNVPWIWELVRPWAGAAVPGIPTPKGHVLQGPDPPLEKSPGSRGREPWRERQSPDLECEGPRTGPPALGGPQPSGARLRGSRAHGGPDCRSPPGRLGRCSRAGRWGAMPPPSGAVGEPGTTGGQRLGLSKQLLLSLCEQAEPPQWLPRVRWRAAPPRPAGSLRCPPAPQPWQGPRGSGQVRGAWALTRCVSELRQPQQEARGSHPAARRADSAALLLSLLGALPQHPAHPAALQAGPGRVQAGPGVRACLHPSAPGKFSLQPAGQISAKSGHHVAPGPQRRRGQLRQRAGQLHPGFRAGPGGQFTQAVFLLLCVVKKKLHLDTWAGWSSQCLQGWGPFFRLAVPSMLMTCIEWWAYEIGSFLMGRLSVLDLSAQAIIYEVATVVYMIPMGLSIAVCFRVGTALGAADTVQAKRSAVSGTLCTVGTSLVVGTLLSLLRSKLGHIFTNDEEVVALVSKVLPLYVVFHLFEAVCCLYGGVLRGTGRQAFGAVVNAVTYYVIGLPLGVVLTFVVGLGITGAETCGAAAPGR
- the LOC101333194 gene encoding multidrug and toxin extrusion protein 2 isoform X9, which gives rise to MDGPQDMVPPGRGSRCPALRRLVPVGFGAEARTLVVLSGPLFLFQMLNFMTYVVSSVFCGHLGKVELAAVTLSVAFVNVCGVSIGFGLSSACDTLMSQVGGPPRAWRGRASPSAAAETVGLGAHLRPRNVPWIWELVRPWAGAAVPGIPTPKGHVLQGPDPPLEKSPGSRGREPWRERQSPDLECEGPRTGPPALGGPQPSGARLRGSRAHGGPDCRSPPGRLGRCSRAGRWGAMPPPSGAVGEPGTTGGQRLGLSKQLLLSLCEQAEPPQWLPRVRWRAAPPRPAGSLRCPPAPQPWQGPRGSGQVRGAWALTRCVSELRQPQQEARGSHPAARRADSAALLLSLLGALPQHPAHPAALQAGPGRVQAGPGVRACLHPSAPGKFSLQPAGQISAKSGHHVAPGPQRRRGQLRQRAGQLHPGFRAGPGGQFTQAVFLLLCVVKKKLHLDTWAGWSSQCLQGWGPFFRLAVPSMLMTCIEWWAYEIGSFLMGRLSVLDLSAQAIIYEVATVVYMIPMGLSIAVCFRVGTALGAADTVQAKRSAVSGTLCTVGTSLVVGTLLSLLRSKLGHIFTNDDVSTVGS
- the LOC101333194 gene encoding multidrug and toxin extrusion protein 2 isoform X2, whose protein sequence is MDGPQDMVPPGRGSRCPALRRLVPVGFGAEARTLVVLSGPLFLFQMLNFMTYVVSSVFCGHLGKVELAAVTLSVAFVNVCGVSIGFGLSSACDTLMSQVGGPPRAWRGRASPSAAAETVGLGAHLRPRNVPWIWELVRPWAGAAVPGIPTPKGHVLQGPDPPLEKSPGSRGREPWRERQSPDLECEGPRTGPPALGGPQPSGARLRGSRAHGGPDCRSPPGRLGRCSRAGRWGAMPPPSGAVGEPGTTGGQRLGLSKQLLLSLCEQAEPPQWLPRVRWRAAPPRPAGSLRCPPAPQPWQGPRGSGQVRGAWALTRCVSELRQPQQEARGSHPAARRADSAALLLSLLGALPQHPAHPAALQAGPGRVQAGPGVRACLHPSAPGKFSLQPAGQISAKSGHHVAPGPQRRRGQLRQRAGQLHPGFRAGPGGQFTQAVFLLLCVVKKKLHLDTWAGWSSQCLQGWGPFFRLAVPSMLMTCIEWWAYEIGSFLMGRLSVLDLSAQAIIYEVATVVYMIPMGLSIAVCFRVGTALGAADTVQAKRSAVSGTLCTVGTSLVVGTLLSLLRSKLGHIFTNDEEVVALVSKVLPLYVVFHLFEAVCCLYGGVLRGTGRQAFGAVVNAVTYYVIGLPLGVVLTFVVGLGITGLWLGMLACVCLAAAAFVTYTACMDWKRAAEEWSGASEVCLCVTTSCSACRAQQRPGWTAGRPDNSVSFRCRNVWGCRPRPLRAQPPASDPGLRERSYLQWLWAATLA
- the LOC101333194 gene encoding multidrug and toxin extrusion protein 2 isoform X11; amino-acid sequence: MDGPQDMVPPGRGSRCPALRRLVPVGFGAEARTLVVLSGPLFLFQMLNFMTYVVSSVFCGHLGKVELAAVTLSVAFVNVCGVSIGFGLSSACDTLMSQVGGPPRAWRGRASPSAAAETVGLGAHLRPRNVPWIWELVRPWAGAAVPGIPTPKGHVLQGPDPPLEKSPGSRGREPWRERQSPDLECEGPRTGPPALGGPQPSGARLRGSRAHGGPDCRSPPGRLGRCSRAGRWGAMPPPSGAVGEPGTTGGQRLGLSKQLLLSLCEQAEPPQWLPRVRWRAAPPRPAGSLRCPPAPQPWQGPRGSGQVRGAWALTRCVSELRQPQQEARGSHPAARRADSAALLLSLLGALPQHPAHPAALQAGPGRVQAGPGVRACLHPSAPGKFSLQPAGQISAKSGHHVAPGPQRRRGQLRQRAGQLHPGFRAGPGGQFTQAVFLLLCVVKKKLHLDTWAGWSSQCLQGWGPFFRLAVPSMLMTCIEWWAYEIGSFLMGRELPALPGVGLALSGRPGVVVSQRGSEVPLMREQLWASPGTLCAHQQTRSKQPGLGWPLETFQSTPDPIGDDENVDPKN